Proteins encoded in a region of the Zea mays cultivar B73 chromosome 2, Zm-B73-REFERENCE-NAM-5.0, whole genome shotgun sequence genome:
- the LOC103646439 gene encoding kinesin-like protein KIN-7E, chloroplastic, with protein MSSSRPTRSSISPFRSRRSAPAVSAAGPPPPARTSSGGRPSTPSSTASGRPTTPSSSGGRPATPSAAFARPATPSSSSARPATPSSTASARPTTPSSISSRVAVRAPLVDAANAKENIMVTVRFRPLSPREINKGDEVAWYADGDNMVRNEYNLSIAYAFDKVFGPATTTRHVYDIAAQHIVSGAMQGINGTVFAYGVTSSGKTHTMHGEQKSPGIIPLAVKDVFSIIQDTPGREFLLRVSYLEIYNEVINDLLDPTGQNLRIREDAQGTYVEGIKEEVVLSPAHALSLIASGEEHRHVGSNNFNLVSSRSHTIFTLTIESSPSGENEAEEVKLSQLNLIDLAGSESSKTETTGLRRKEGSYINKSLLTLGTVIAKLTDGKATHIPYRDSKLTRLLQSSLSGHGRISLICTVTPASSNSEETHNTLKFAHRSKHIEIKASQNKIIDEKSLIKKYQKEISSLKEELQQLRRGMMGNGGILPTDQEDLVNLKLQLEAGQVKLQSRLEQEEEAKAALMGRIQRLTKLILVSTKSSISSNVSGKTNFRRRHSFGEDELVYLPDRKREYFVDDDDVSLDSELSLEGKLDLNNPEESARFGRRNHKRGMLGWFKLKKSDQLSGLSSSVDGDSTASVSPSCSKSSQQKHLLLDLKDGRRKSMTRKGDDPSLADSFLERTQAGDLFSAAPRVRHPLPSGTTIVDQIDLLQEQVKMLAGDVALCTSSLKRLTEQAANNPDNLQIQEQIVRLKDEIAEKKSHIHMLEQRMVQSLETTEGPAIKTELSQTFSKLSTQLSEKTFELEIMSADNRILQDQLQAKVTENAELQETVAHLRQEISNLSKAAKSEDSFASVQSSEPSTASTDTRDQTNEISNRANMSSRTTDLNESGFISQVLKQASEIESLKQENLRLVEEKDGLEIHSQKLAEESSYAKELASAAAIELKNLAEEVTRLSYENAKLNADLAAARELNASMSRSNIHPDPKRRDHESGILVEELQKELVASCQREAVLEDTLSQKDRRESELLKIIDDAKCREHELKNELASMGALLSKIKKENSQQDVFEFKAKQNGFHSSKTDSGRLVSEMQASDNGCWDGLSTFEEARAAYNFERMRCKELESIVSKLKGEDLRGLDVKVLEELQNFHVEALSRICQEKMASQAL; from the exons ATGTCGTCGTCGAGGCCGACGCGTTCCAGTATATCCCCATTCCGATCCCGCCGCTCGGCTCCGGCGGTGTCGGCAGCGGGACCTCCTCCGCCGGCGAGGACCTCATCTGGGGGTCGCCCGTCCACCCCCTCTTCTACTGCCTCTGGGCGACCCACCACCCCCTCGTCCTCCGGTGGTCGCCCCGCTACCCCGTCCGCCGCGTTCGCGCGTCCCGCCACCCCTTCGTCGTCATCGGCGCGGCCCGCCACGCCGTCCTCTACCGCCTCCGCGCGGCCCACCACGCCCTCGTCGATCTCCTCGCGCGTTGCGGTGAGGGCGCCGCTCGTGGACGCGGCCAATGCCAAGGAGAACATCATGGTCACCGTCCGCTTCCGGCCCCTCAG TCCTAGAGAGATCAACAAGGGGGACGAGGTGGCGTGGTACGCGGATGGTGACAACATGGTGCGCAACGAGTATAACCTCAGCATCGCCTATGCTTTCG ATAAAGTGTTTGGCCCTGCTACTACAACTCGCCATGTATATGATATTGCTGCTCAGCATATTGTGAGTGGTGCCATGCAAGGAATCAATG GAACTGTTTTTGCATATGGAGTAACTAGCAGTGGGAAAACTCACACCATGCAT GGAGAACAAAAGTCACCTGGAATCATTCCATTGGCAGTAAAGGATGTATTCAGCATTATTCAAGAT ACACCTGGACGAGAGTTTCTTCTGCGGGTTTCGTATCTTGAAATTTACAATGAG GTTATCAATGATTTACTAGATCCAACAGGGCAGAATCTCAGAATTCGAGAAGATGCACAG GGAACTTATGTGGAAGGGATCAAAGAAGAGGTTGTTTTATCACCTGCACATGCGCTCTCTCTAATAGCATCTGGAGAAG AGCACAGGCATGTTGGATCAAACAACTTCAATCTTGTCAGCAGTAGGAGTCACACTATCTTCACGTTG ACAATCGAGAGCAGCCCCTCTGGTGAAAATGAAGCAGAAGAAGTCAAGTTGTCTCAGTTG AACTTGATTGATCTTGCTGGGTCTGAGAGTTCCAAAACTGAAACAACTGGTTTACGGCGCAAAGAAGGTTCATACATAAACAAGAGTTTGCTCACCCTTGGAACT GTTATTGCTAAACTTACAGATGGTAAGGCCACTCATATTCCTTATAGAGACTCAAAGCTCACACGCTTACTTCAGTCTTCTTTGAGTGGACACGGACGCATATCA CTCATTTGCACAGTTACACCTGCATCCAGCAACAGTGAGGAGACACATAACACATTAAAATTTGCCCACAGGAGCAAGCATATTGAGATAAAAGCTTCCCAAAAcaag ATAATAGATGAGAAGTCCTTAATAAAGAAGTATCAAAAGGAGATATCCAGCCTGAAAGAAGAGCTACAGCAACTCAGGCGTGGTATGATGGGAAATGGTGGTATTCTCCCTACGGATCAAGAGGATCTTGTTAATTTAAAACTTCAG CTTGAAGCTGGGCAAGTTAAACTTCAATCGAGGCTAGAACAGGAAGAGGAAGCAAAAGCAGCATTGATGGGTAGGATTCAGAGGCTAACAAAATTAATATTGGTATCAACCAAAAGTTCGATATCCTCAAATGTTTCTGGAAAGACTAACTTCCGCCGACGGCATTCATTTGGAGAAGATGAG CTTGTGTATTTGCCTGATCGAAAGCGGGAATACTTTGTAGATGACGATGATGTTAGTCTTGATTCAGAACTTTCGCTTGAAGGGAAACTTGATCTGAACAATCCAGAGGAGTCAGCCAGGTTTGGCAGAAGGAACCACAAACGTGGAATGCTTGGCTGGTTTAAACTAAAG AAGTCCGACCAGTTATCAGGGCTATCATCCAGTGTAGACGGTGATAGCACTGCTAGCGTCTCACCTTCGTGCTCTAAATCATCACAACAAAAACACTTGCTGCTTGACCTGAAGGATGGTCGAAGGAAATCTATGACTAGGAAAGGAGATGACCCATCACTTGCTGATTCTTTTCTTGAAAGGACTCAAGCCGGTGATTTATTTAGTGCTGCGCCCAGAGTACGGCACCCTCTGCCG AGTGGAACAACCATCGTGGATCAAATAGATCTTCTACAAGAGCAGGTCAAAATGCTGGCTGGGGATGTTGCACTTTGTACAAGCTCACTCAAAAGATTGACAGAGCAAGCAGCCAACAACCCTGATAATTTGCAAATTCAG GAGCAAATTGTGAGGTTGAAAGATGAAATCGCAGAAAAGAAATCACATATACATATGCTAGAGCAGCGGATGGTACAATCACTGGAAACTACAGAAGGCCCAGCAATTAAGACAGAGTTATCCCAG ACCTTTTCAAAGTTGAGCACGCAGCTGAGTGAGAAGACATTTGAACTGGAG ATTATGTCTGCGGATAATAGGATTCTTCAAGACCAGCTACAAGCAAAG GTAACAGAAAATGCAGAACTCCAAGAAACAGTTGCACACTTGAGGCAAGAAATCAGTAATTTATCGAAGGCTGCAAAAAGCGAGGATAGTTTTGCTAGCGTGCAGTCTAGTGAACCATCAACAGCAAGCACTGATACTAGGGATCAAACAAATGAAATCTCAAACCGTGCAAATATGTCCTCTAGAACAACGGACTTAAATGAGTCAGGATTTATATCTCAAGTGCTCAAACAG GCTTCAGAAATTGAAAGTTTGAAACAAGAAAATCTGAGGTTGGTGGAAGAGAAGGATGGACTGGAAATTCATAGTCAAAAGTTGGCGGAGGAATCATCCTATGCTAAAGAATTGGCTTCTGCTGCTGCAATTGAACTTAAGAATTTGGCAGAAGAAGTCACTAGGCTTTCTTATGAAAACGCAAAGCTGAATGCAGACTTAGCTGCGGCAAGAGAGCTAAATGCATCGATGTCAAGAAGTAACATCCACCCTGACCCAAAGCGTCGTGATCATGAGAGCGGAATTTTAGTTGAGGAGTTGCAGAAAGAGTTGGTTGCTAGTTGTCAAAGGGAGGCCGTATTAGAGGACACACTATCTCAAAAGGACCGAAGAGAGAGTGAGCTTCTAAAGATTATTGATGATGCAAAATGCCGTGAGCATGAGTTGAAAAATGAACTGGCAAGCATGGGGGCCCTTCTTTCGAAGATAAAGAAAGAAAACTCTCAACAGGATGTATTTGAatttaaagcaaagcaaaacggcTTTCACTCATCCAAGACTGATAGTGGTAGACTGGTAAGTGAAATGCAAGCATCGGATAATGGGTGCTGGGATGGCCTCAGTACTTTTGAAGAAGCAAGAGCTGCATACAATTTTGAAAGAATGCGCTGCAAGGAATTGGAAAGCATCGTGTCCAAACTAAAG GGTGAGGACCTCAGGGGCCTAGATGTTAAAGTTCTTGAAGAACTACAAAACTTCCATGTAGAAGCACTGTCAAGGATCTGCCAAGAAAAG ATGGCAAGTCAGGCGCTATAG